The Gloeocapsopsis sp. IPPAS B-1203 region ATCTCAACTCAATAAAAAATTAACAAGTAGCACTAGAACAAATGTATAGGAGTACAAATACTTAGTATTAGAAAGCTTAAAAATATCATGCTTTCATTTTTTAGAGATTCTGTAACAAATCCATTACAAAATCAGATTGATAAATAGGTGCTTTATCAAGACAAGCAACAATGCAATCGTGATGTCAAAACAATACACCTGATACAAAGCGTGGCAGTGAGGGAAAACTATAAACGAATGTCATTGCAGCCATTTGGTACAACAGGCTTGCAATGTCTCATTTGATTATTTAATCAGGTAGCCACAAGTATTAATACATGACAGAATCACAGCGCCCACCAATTCCTGCTCCAGCGATTCCTCGCGTACCACCGATGCCATTACCAAAGTCTAGAGTAGTAAATCATCCACCTACAGACATAACTGAGCTACAACCACAAACTGTTTTACAACTGAATACTCATATTCCTCACAAGTCTCAGCCAAGTACTGCGGCAACAAGTGCAACCCCAACATTAGAGCAACTAGTGCGAGAAGCTCACGAAAAAGGTATTTCAGACTTACACTTGGGTGTTGGCGAAGTTCCTCGTTTCCGCGAACGTGGAGAAATTATTGTGACCGATCATCCAAACATAGATGAAGCTACGTTTGCTAGCTGGCTTCAAGAAATTCTTACCGAACAACAAATTGCACAATTTCACGAATATTTAGAATACGACGGTGCTACACAGTATGAAGGAGTAGTACGAGTACGAATTAACGTATTTATCTCGCTCAACGGTCCAGCAATGGTGCTGCGATTAATTCCCTTAAAAATTCTGACGTTAGAGCAACTGAGTTTACCACCCATTTTTCGAGATTTGTGTCACTATCACAAGGGATTAATTTTAGTTACAGGACCAACGGGTTCGGGTAAGTCTACTACGCTCGCAGCAATGGTTGATTATATCAATCAAGAATTGCCTAAGCATATTATCTCAATTGAAGATCCTGTAGAATTTGTGCATCAAAGTAGAAAATCGCTAATCAAGCAACGGGAAGTAGGCATTCACACGTTGAAATTTGACAACGCCTTGAAAGCATCATTGCGGGAAGATCCAGATATCATTCTCATTGGGGAGATGCGCGATCGCGAAACTGTTAATACTGCTTTAAAAGCTGCCCAAACTGGACACCTTGTCTTTGGAACTTTGCACACAAATAGTGCAGTAAAAACAATTGAAAGAATTCTTAATCTTTACAACCCTGACGAGCAAGCTCCGATGCGAATTCAGGTTGCAGAATCTTTGGTTGCAGTTATTGCCCAAAGCCTCGTGAGGACAACTGACAACAAACGAGCGGCGATTCACGAAATTCTGATTAATACAGATGCTATTAAAGATTATATTATGCGCAACGAGGTTGAAGAAATCGAGGCAATCATTCCACGCTGTAACTTTGAGGGCATGTGCACCATGAATCAATCAATTTATAAACTATACGAAGAAGGAAGATTAACAGAAGAAACTGCTTTAGAGGCGTCACCCAAGCCAAACGAAATGGCGATGATTTTACGCGGTAGAGTATAAGAGGGGAGAGGAGTGAGTGATGAGTGACTAGTGACTAGTGGGAGAGTAGGAGTGTGGGAGTGTGGGAGAGATTTAATTATTATTGTTCTTTACTACCCGCCTACCCAACTACTCAACTCCCTCCTACCCTCTGACCCCTGACTCCTAACTACAAACAATTGAATCAAGCTCAGTCACAAGATATAGATACGTTTAAAGGTATTGCACTGTTTACCCCAGGGGGCGATTTAATTTACTGCATTGACCCCAAAAAACAAGGACGCTGGCATTCACATCTGTGTGCAGGTTTACAAGAAATACTCAACCTTCCTGAACTACCTCATTTCTTAGTGCCTTGCTATACTGCAACAATTGATCGTTGGTTAGATCCACAGACACAACAGGTACAGACTTACGCAGAAGCACATCCTCCTGTGCTACGGTACCAACCTCTGTTAAATGCTGTTTTTCGCACTCATGTAGTTTGGCAAGCTGCTCCTGTCACAGAAGGTTTGTGCGATCCAATATTGCTAGCTACGTATCGCCCCTCATTTCCGCAATTGTGGGAAGAACACGAGCTTGTTGTGCACTTTGAGCGATCGCTTGCGAGTTCCCGTTTTATTGAGCCAGTGTCATCTCAGCCATCAATAAAGTATAATTCGCAACCACTAGACTGTACCCTGTACTTGTTTGTTGCAGGACATAATCCAGCAACAGAGAGGATCTTACAAACTTTACGCCAAGTTCTTGAGCAATTTAACTATCCATACACACTAAAAGTCATTGATGTGCTTAAGTATCCAGAGCAAGCCGAAATTTATCAAGTGACAGCAACACCAACACTTGTCAAAGTCTCTCCAAAGCCAACACGGCGCTTGGTTGGTAATTTAGATAATGCCGAAAAACTGTTACAGATGTTAACTTTCCCTGAGATTTGAAGTAAAGAAAAGTGGCTAGTAGCTAGCCACCAATCACTTTGTCACCCTAGGCATTAGTTGTTGCAGGATCAGCCTCTAAAGGCTCAGGCGTAGAGGTTTGTAAAGATGCTTCATCGAGTTTTGTCCATTCAGTATGGAAGGCACCTTCTTTATCAACTCGGGCGTAAGTATGTGCCCCAAAGTAGTCACGCTGGGCTTGAGTAAGATTTTGTGGCAAGCGATCGCGGCGGTAGCTGTCGAAATAATCCAGTGAAGCACTAAATGCGGGTACTGGAACGCCGAGTTTAGCAGCAGATGCAACTACTTCCCGCCAAGCGTCTTGCCGATCCAAAATTGTTTGCTTGAATTCTGGTGCCAGTAGTAAGTTCAGCAAATTAGGATCTTCTTGGTAAGCGTGTTGAATCTTACCTAAGAACCCTGCTCGAATAATACAACCACCTTTCCAAATCCGAGCCATTTCGCTCAAGTTCAGATTATAAGAATACACTTTTGATGCAGCAGCTAACTGTGCCATTCCTTGGGCGTATGAGCAAATTTTTGAGCAATACAGCGCATCGCGAATCATGTTGATAAAAGCTTCAGCATCGCCTTCATACTTACCTGTGGGACCTGTAAGCGCTTGCGAAGCAGCAACACGTTCTTCTTTAAATGAAGACATAACACGTGCATTGACTGCTGCGGTGATTGTTGGAATAGCAATTCCTAATTCCAAAGCACTTTGTACTGTCCAACGTCCAGTTCCTTTCTGTCCAGCAGCGTCGAGAATTAAATCAACTAATGGCTGCTTTGTGGTTGGATCGATGTACCTAAAAATGTCTGCTGTAATTTCAATGAGAAACGAATTGAGTTCTTCAGTAGTATTCCACTCTGCAAAAATCTCGTGCAAGCGATTGTGATCGAGATTCAATGTACTTCTGAGTAAATCGTAGGCTTCTGCAATCAGCTGCATATCACCGTACTCAATACCATTGTGTACCATTTTGACGTAGTGTCCAGCACCACCAGGACCAACATAAGTGACACAAGGTCCATCTTCTACTTGGGCAGCAATTTTTGTCAAAATTGGCTCTAAGTATTCGTAAGAGCTTTTTGTCCCTCCTGGCATTAAACTTGGACCATTGAGCGCTCCTTCTTCACCACCACTGACTCCCATACCAATAAATCTGAAGCCAGCAGGTTCTAAATTGCGCGTGCGTCGAGCCGTGTCGTCATACAAGGAGTTTCCGCCATCAATAATGATGTCTCCTTCATCTAACAAGGGTTTAAGCTGGTCAATTACAGCATCAACAGGTGCTCCAGCTTTTACCATGATTAAAATTTTTCGGGGTCGCTCTAGCAAGCCAACGAATTCTTCAAGCGAGTAAGCAGCTTTAACATTCTTACCTTGTGCTCGCGTGTGCATGAAGGCATCTGTCTTTTCTGGGGTACGATTGTAGACGGCGATCGGAAAACCATTACGCTCGACGTTAAGAGCTAGGTTTTCGCCCATAACGGCTAAGCCAATTACACCAAAGCTTTGCTGTGTCATAAGTTTGCTTTACTAACTCCGCTATTGAGATGATTGATTCCCCTTCAGGGTAGCTTGAACTATTGGAATTCTTCTGTAAAAAAGAGATTAAAAGTGTTAAATAAGTTGGGTAAAAGTACATTTAAAATACAGATTCTCTGACTAAATAGATCAAAAGATAGATTTCTCTCATTAGCTTTCAGTCTAAATACAAGCTAGATGGTACATTGAGGATGCATAATCAGTGTGCAAAAAAAGCAAAAACATTGTCCCAGCCAACTTGATTTCTCCTGCCAATTAAGTAGATTCCAAGACTAGTCCAGTCAATTAACTAAGATTTGTATCCAATTGAACAATAAAAGCGCAAAATTAAAATATGTAGTCTGATGACACAGTAAGGAGTAACCCACAAATGCTGGCATACATCCTGGCGTTGGCGGTAGGTTTTTTTAGCCTCGCTATCTACATGACAGCTTTCTTTTTTCCTGAGGTACACCGCAAAGGTGACTTTATTTGGAGCGGGGTAGGACTATTCTACGCCTTAGTCTTATGGGTGTGTTCTGGACGCATCACAGGGGGTGTACTACTCGGTCAAGTAGCTAGCGTTGCTTTATTAGGTTGGTCAGTCACCCAAACGCTGTTGCTACGACGACAACTCACTCCACACCTTCTGCAAACCGCAGCACCCAGCGCGGAAGAAGTAAAAAACACAGTACAAGAAAAAGTTTCTAAATCCTCTTTCTTTTCTAAACTTTCGCAATTGACTAAGCGCGGTAGCAATAGTGCGGCTACTGCAAAAGAGCGGTTGCAACAATTGAGTGAAAAAACACAAGTTCCAGAAACAGGTTCCTCAGGGACAACTGCTACAAGTACTGTACCCGCGACTACCATCGATGACTCAATTCAAGTTATTGACAATCGTACGTTTACACCAGAGCAATTAGAAGGTGCTGCAACACTGCAAGAAACTTCTGCAGAGTCAGTAACTGAGAGTATTTCTGATGCAGTTTCGCCATCTACCGCAGCAGATGAAGTCGTCCAAGCAGCTAGAGAATCGACAGCAGATGCTCAGCCTAATGAGTTTGCTGAGTCAGATCTGTCTGAGGAAACAGCAACAGAAGCAACATCTGAATTGCCTGAGGTGATACGTCCTAATCCGCCCGACCCTGAATTAGTCGAAGCTGCACTTGAAGATGCTGAGGAAAAACATCAAGAAGCTGCACCACCGGAACCCCAAGCACCAGAAAA contains the following coding sequences:
- a CDS encoding type IV pilus twitching motility protein PilT; its protein translation is MTESQRPPIPAPAIPRVPPMPLPKSRVVNHPPTDITELQPQTVLQLNTHIPHKSQPSTAATSATPTLEQLVREAHEKGISDLHLGVGEVPRFRERGEIIVTDHPNIDEATFASWLQEILTEQQIAQFHEYLEYDGATQYEGVVRVRINVFISLNGPAMVLRLIPLKILTLEQLSLPPIFRDLCHYHKGLILVTGPTGSGKSTTLAAMVDYINQELPKHIISIEDPVEFVHQSRKSLIKQREVGIHTLKFDNALKASLREDPDIILIGEMRDRETVNTALKAAQTGHLVFGTLHTNSAVKTIERILNLYNPDEQAPMRIQVAESLVAVIAQSLVRTTDNKRAAIHEILINTDAIKDYIMRNEVEEIEAIIPRCNFEGMCTMNQSIYKLYEEGRLTEETALEASPKPNEMAMILRGRV
- a CDS encoding circadian clock KaiB family protein: MNQAQSQDIDTFKGIALFTPGGDLIYCIDPKKQGRWHSHLCAGLQEILNLPELPHFLVPCYTATIDRWLDPQTQQVQTYAEAHPPVLRYQPLLNAVFRTHVVWQAAPVTEGLCDPILLATYRPSFPQLWEEHELVVHFERSLASSRFIEPVSSQPSIKYNSQPLDCTLYLFVAGHNPATERILQTLRQVLEQFNYPYTLKVIDVLKYPEQAEIYQVTATPTLVKVSPKPTRRLVGNLDNAEKLLQMLTFPEI
- the gndA gene encoding NADP-dependent phosphogluconate dehydrogenase gives rise to the protein MTQQSFGVIGLAVMGENLALNVERNGFPIAVYNRTPEKTDAFMHTRAQGKNVKAAYSLEEFVGLLERPRKILIMVKAGAPVDAVIDQLKPLLDEGDIIIDGGNSLYDDTARRTRNLEPAGFRFIGMGVSGGEEGALNGPSLMPGGTKSSYEYLEPILTKIAAQVEDGPCVTYVGPGGAGHYVKMVHNGIEYGDMQLIAEAYDLLRSTLNLDHNRLHEIFAEWNTTEELNSFLIEITADIFRYIDPTTKQPLVDLILDAAGQKGTGRWTVQSALELGIAIPTITAAVNARVMSSFKEERVAASQALTGPTGKYEGDAEAFINMIRDALYCSKICSYAQGMAQLAAASKVYSYNLNLSEMARIWKGGCIIRAGFLGKIQHAYQEDPNLLNLLLAPEFKQTILDRQDAWREVVASAAKLGVPVPAFSASLDYFDSYRRDRLPQNLTQAQRDYFGAHTYARVDKEGAFHTEWTKLDEASLQTSTPEPLEADPATTNA
- a CDS encoding Ycf66 family protein, whose product is MLAYILALAVGFFSLAIYMTAFFFPEVHRKGDFIWSGVGLFYALVLWVCSGRITGGVLLGQVASVALLGWSVTQTLLLRRQLTPHLLQTAAPSAEEVKNTVQEKVSKSSFFSKLSQLTKRGSNSAATAKERLQQLSEKTQVPETGSSGTTATSTVPATTIDDSIQVIDNRTFTPEQLEGAATLQETSAESVTESISDAVSPSTAADEVVQAARESTADAQPNEFAESDLSEETATEATSELPEVIRPNPPDPELVEAALEDAEEKHQEAAPPEPQAPEKQDS